Proteins encoded together in one Peribacillus asahii window:
- a CDS encoding tubby C-terminal domain-like protein, which produces MRIYQYTHPQQIESTDQHAVIDESGEVVCYVQRQYSNGLKKFVDRVFEYRYFVQYDVKNNDGSKIFSCKKIVQKGRMWFEGTNLITNKKVIITYENWRLSIPTLTILEGNHKIRIDKEMEEWSQFVYEERVIAKWKADFIDEQFQMTLQIEEESPIQNVAFFIAISQAALFVGA; this is translated from the coding sequence ATGAGAATTTATCAATATACTCATCCGCAACAAATTGAATCAACCGATCAACATGCTGTAATCGATGAATCAGGTGAAGTAGTTTGTTACGTACAACGTCAGTATAGTAACGGCCTAAAAAAGTTTGTCGATCGTGTTTTTGAATATCGCTATTTTGTACAATACGATGTAAAAAACAACGATGGCAGTAAAATATTCAGCTGTAAAAAGATTGTGCAAAAAGGTAGAATGTGGTTTGAAGGAACGAATTTAATTACAAATAAGAAAGTGATTATTACATATGAAAATTGGCGTCTTAGCATTCCAACCCTGACAATACTCGAGGGTAACCATAAAATTAGAATCGATAAAGAAATGGAAGAATGGTCACAGTTCGTCTATGAAGAACGAGTAATTGCAAAATGGAAGGCTGATTTTATAGATGAACAATTCCAGATGACATTACAAATAGAAGAAGAGAGTCCAATTCAAAATGTTGCATTTTTCATCGCAATTTCTCAAGCGGCGTTATTTGTCGGAGCATAA
- a CDS encoding cell wall hydrolase, translating to MKNTYMKTLVLTCVATFTFIGLQNSTVEAITKYQVVKGDSHWKLGQQYGITIDDRKQDHNRHDDWIYTKEMLQIPNKLKVVSIQSSKPEIERPKKEPEKPAISISNKEKDLFARLVEAEAKGESYKGKVAVATVVLNRVDSPEFPNNITDVINQVVGNSYAFSPVQNGEISKPASDESKRAVDEALMRKDRLNNSMYFYNPDIATDDWIRTRNVVKTIGNHVFAK from the coding sequence ATGAAAAACACTTACATGAAAACATTAGTTTTAACTTGTGTAGCTACATTTACATTTATAGGGCTACAAAATAGTACGGTCGAGGCTATTACCAAATATCAAGTTGTAAAAGGAGATAGCCATTGGAAACTTGGACAACAATATGGTATAACCATTGATGATAGAAAACAAGACCATAATCGTCATGACGATTGGATTTATACAAAAGAAATGTTGCAAATTCCGAATAAATTAAAAGTAGTATCCATACAATCATCAAAACCTGAAATAGAAAGGCCAAAAAAAGAACCAGAGAAACCGGCCATTTCAATTTCAAATAAAGAGAAAGACTTATTTGCCCGATTGGTAGAAGCTGAAGCAAAAGGTGAATCATATAAAGGAAAAGTAGCAGTTGCGACTGTTGTATTAAATCGAGTGGATTCTCCTGAATTTCCAAATAATATTACAGATGTTATTAATCAAGTAGTAGGCAATAGCTATGCTTTTTCACCTGTTCAAAATGGTGAAATTAGTAAACCCGCATCAGATGAGTCGAAACGAGCAGTGGATGAAGCATTAATGAGGAAAGATCGTTTAAATAATTCAATGTATTTTTATAACCCAGATATTGCAACCGATGATTGGATTCGTACTCGTAACGTCGTGAAGACAATTGGTAATCATGTATTTGCAAAATAA
- a CDS encoding transglycosylase domain-containing protein — MGIFRSIFTNILSLFAQVFKIQQHWIWEVLSLLMSIVAIGLLIWGLIALFSHKEEAITNKYKRIIYNVSFYSLVGLQIGFLLFFMGFIGISILVIGLLILGLVALFSHKEETIINKYKRILYSVSFYSLVGLQIVLLLFFISRIGITIYIASSDSKLKDYTFDAQALQYELTNIFIYDQKGNPVYKVVHNSTNRDVVTLDEMPTQLQRAFVDVEDKQFYQHIGVSIEGYIRAFFYEMIRPSQKMHGGSTITQQLIKNVNGDIYNRNVLHKFQEALLSIIIESKYSKEEILEMYLNRIYLGEGVYGVGTAARQYFNKNVYDLTLVESAYLAGLPKAPSTYTEDLKAGNQRKNIVLQAMKENETITENQYQKAVQQTVVLKQAKTKQTSALDSYVDYVLKEAKEDYELSDKDLQSNGYHIYTYLDTEFQQHMYQTAQSFSYKDDRESKDKKVQVGIAAVDNDNGNIIALYGGRDFVRGYLNRSYQYYQPGSIIKPLVVYAPALETGKWNAQSAVVDEKTNFNGYSPKNAGEKYGGKITLEQAIIRSANIPAVAVFQDIGIKTGVKVLEKMNIEIQGKDKQLHLALGGMEKGVTPIQMAQSYAVFPNYGYFKPAKAIKLIKNKNGEFVQKKEQAEIKGIDVFTSETAYHMTEMLQKVITEPNGTGKNAKIGVPVAGKTGTTEEEGTNGGIRDAWFVGYTPNVTMSVHLGFDQPGKTLYLTTSGGDNPATLFARIMKESRKNTASVAFQKPQSVKEIEERTAKEAENTSLIQDSKKKLSEMKSSIASFFERFVQNIKTE; from the coding sequence ATGGGCATCTTTCGTTCTATCTTTACTAACATATTATCTCTATTTGCTCAAGTATTTAAAATTCAACAACATTGGATATGGGAAGTCTTAAGTTTATTGATGAGTATTGTGGCTATCGGACTTTTGATATGGGGATTAATTGCCCTATTTTCACATAAGGAAGAAGCTATTACAAACAAATATAAACGAATCATATATAACGTTTCTTTTTATTCTTTAGTAGGATTACAAATTGGCTTTCTTTTATTTTTTATGGGCTTTATTGGGATAAGTATCTTGGTTATCGGACTTTTAATTTTGGGATTGGTTGCCCTATTTTCACATAAAGAAGAAACCATTATAAACAAATATAAACGCATATTGTATAGCGTTTCTTTTTATTCTTTAGTAGGGTTACAAATTGTCCTTCTCTTATTTTTTATAAGTCGGATTGGAATTACCATTTATATCGCAAGTTCCGATTCCAAACTAAAGGATTACACTTTTGATGCTCAAGCACTGCAATATGAATTAACGAATATTTTTATCTACGATCAAAAAGGAAATCCAGTATATAAAGTCGTTCATAATAGTACCAACAGAGATGTTGTGACGTTAGATGAAATGCCTACTCAACTACAACGTGCGTTTGTGGATGTTGAAGACAAACAATTCTATCAACACATCGGTGTATCCATTGAAGGATACATTCGTGCCTTTTTTTATGAAATGATTCGTCCATCACAAAAAATGCACGGAGGAAGTACCATTACACAACAATTGATTAAAAATGTGAACGGGGACATATACAATAGAAATGTCTTACACAAATTTCAAGAAGCCCTTTTATCCATCATTATCGAGAGCAAATATAGCAAAGAAGAAATTCTCGAAATGTATTTAAATCGGATTTATTTAGGAGAAGGCGTATATGGGGTAGGTACAGCTGCGAGACAATATTTTAATAAAAACGTTTATGATTTAACCTTAGTTGAAAGTGCGTATTTAGCTGGTTTACCAAAAGCACCTTCTACATATACAGAAGACTTAAAAGCAGGAAATCAACGTAAAAATATTGTCTTGCAAGCAATGAAAGAGAATGAAACCATCACAGAAAACCAATATCAAAAAGCGGTACAACAAACCGTTGTATTGAAACAAGCCAAGACCAAACAGACTTCTGCTTTAGATTCATATGTTGATTATGTATTAAAAGAAGCAAAAGAAGATTATGAACTGAGTGATAAAGATTTACAAAGTAACGGGTATCATATTTATACGTATTTAGATACTGAATTTCAACAGCATATGTACCAAACGGCTCAATCTTTTTCTTACAAAGACGATCGAGAATCCAAAGACAAAAAAGTGCAAGTAGGGATAGCTGCTGTCGATAACGACAATGGAAACATCATTGCTTTATATGGAGGACGGGATTTTGTCAGAGGATATTTAAATCGTTCGTATCAGTATTATCAACCAGGTTCTATTATTAAACCACTTGTTGTGTATGCACCTGCTTTGGAAACAGGAAAATGGAATGCACAATCCGCCGTCGTTGATGAAAAAACAAATTTTAACGGCTATTCTCCTAAAAATGCAGGAGAAAAATATGGAGGCAAAATCACACTAGAACAAGCCATAATTCGTTCAGCCAACATCCCTGCTGTTGCAGTATTTCAAGACATCGGCATAAAAACTGGTGTAAAAGTATTAGAAAAAATGAACATCGAGATACAAGGAAAAGACAAACAGTTACACTTGGCATTAGGCGGAATGGAAAAAGGGGTTACCCCTATTCAAATGGCACAATCGTATGCTGTCTTTCCTAACTACGGATACTTTAAACCAGCGAAAGCCATTAAGTTGATCAAAAATAAAAACGGAGAGTTCGTTCAAAAGAAGGAACAAGCCGAAATAAAAGGTATCGATGTTTTTACATCAGAAACCGCTTATCATATGACTGAAATGTTGCAAAAAGTCATAACCGAGCCAAATGGAACAGGAAAGAACGCTAAAATTGGTGTTCCTGTTGCAGGAAAAACAGGTACAACGGAAGAAGAAGGAACAAATGGAGGAATTCGAGATGCTTGGTTTGTTGGGTATACACCAAATGTGACGATGTCCGTCCATTTAGGGTTTGATCAACCAGGTAAGACCCTCTATCTAACGACTTCAGGTGGCGATAATCCAGCTACCTTATTTGCTCGTATTATGAAAGAATCACGTAAAAATACGGCTTCGGTTGCTTTTCAAAAACCACAAAGCGTGAAAGAAATAGAAGAAAGAACAGCAAAAGAAGCGGAAAATACAAGCCTTATACAAGATTCAAAAAAGAAATTATCTGAAATGAAATCTTCTATCGCTTCCTTTTTCGAACGTTTCGTTCAAAACATTAAAACAGAGTAA
- a CDS encoding sigma-54 interaction domain-containing protein, producing MNLLIQYPSSVVIQRLLTVLEFVPDGIYIVNPEGITLYVNAAYEKLSGFKRKDLVGRYMGDLINEGYIDQSASLMVLEQKKTLSIMQKLGRKKDVIVTGRPVFNQDGNIEMVVSSVRDITYLNQLKNDLERVETISKLNNHRFTFDFVGEQKSQFLFNSPQMKEIVQKVEQVAPFPTSILITGPSGAGKEEIVNLIHHMSDRHKKPLIKVNCAAIPEALLESELFGYEGGAFTGSKKEGKMGLLELADGGTFLLDEIGEMPLPLQAKLLRVIQDKKVQRIGSNKSKKIDIRIISATNRDLEKKMHAGEFREDLFYRIAVVQIEVPPLRERLGDIDVLIDHFFYNFKEQYRIEKELLPKTKQVLQDYHWPGNIRELKNIMESLIVSIPEVIIKPEHLPRHIFHSAYKLFPKNLKNQIENYEKMIVEEAINRNNSIRKAAKELGVHHTTLLKKLQRWGEGG from the coding sequence ATGAACCTTTTAATTCAATATCCATCCTCCGTCGTTATACAAAGATTATTAACCGTTCTTGAATTTGTTCCTGATGGAATTTATATTGTGAATCCAGAAGGAATCACGCTCTATGTTAATGCTGCTTATGAAAAATTATCTGGCTTTAAGCGAAAGGATCTTGTAGGCAGGTACATGGGGGATTTAATAAACGAAGGGTATATTGATCAGTCTGCATCATTAATGGTTTTAGAACAGAAAAAAACTCTTTCAATAATGCAAAAATTAGGTAGAAAAAAGGATGTCATTGTGACAGGGAGACCTGTCTTTAATCAGGATGGAAACATTGAAATGGTTGTTTCCAGCGTTCGTGATATAACTTATTTAAACCAATTAAAAAATGATTTAGAACGTGTTGAAACGATTTCTAAACTTAACAACCATCGTTTTACATTCGATTTTGTAGGAGAACAGAAGTCTCAATTTCTGTTTAATAGTCCACAGATGAAGGAAATTGTTCAAAAAGTGGAACAAGTAGCTCCTTTTCCAACAAGTATTCTTATTACGGGACCTTCTGGAGCGGGTAAGGAGGAGATTGTTAATCTGATTCATCATATGAGTGACCGTCACAAAAAGCCGCTAATAAAAGTCAATTGTGCGGCCATCCCTGAAGCCCTTTTGGAATCTGAGCTTTTTGGATATGAAGGGGGAGCATTTACTGGTTCAAAGAAAGAAGGGAAAATGGGCTTGTTGGAGTTAGCAGATGGTGGAACATTCTTGTTGGATGAGATTGGTGAAATGCCATTACCGCTTCAGGCTAAGCTTTTACGAGTGATACAAGATAAAAAGGTACAGAGAATAGGGAGCAATAAATCAAAGAAAATTGATATACGTATTATTTCGGCTACCAATCGAGATTTAGAGAAAAAAATGCATGCTGGAGAATTTCGAGAGGATTTATTTTATAGAATAGCTGTCGTTCAAATTGAAGTTCCCCCACTAAGGGAAAGACTAGGAGACATCGATGTATTAATTGATCACTTCTTCTATAATTTTAAAGAGCAATACCGAATTGAAAAGGAACTTCTACCGAAGACGAAACAAGTTTTGCAAGATTACCATTGGCCAGGGAATATCCGTGAATTAAAGAACATCATGGAAAGCTTAATTGTCTCGATTCCAGAGGTGATCATCAAACCCGAGCACTTGCCTCGACATATTTTTCATTCTGCATACAAACTTTTTCCTAAAAACTTGAAAAACCAAATTGAAAACTATGAAAAAATGATTGTAGAAGAAGCCATCAATAGAAATAACTCTATTAGAAAAGCAGCAAAAGAACTAGGTGTTCATCATACTACACTATTGAAGAAATTGCAGAGGTGGGGTGAAGGGGGATGA
- the ahlS gene encoding AhlS family quorum-quenching N-acyl homoserine lactonase, with product MANIIQPTPKLYVLDTGTMKMNKNYMIAMHNPASIDTPNPPAEFVEFPVYAVLIDHPEGKILFDTGCNPEGMEKNGRWPEGVQKLFPSFQDESCYLINRLEQLNTRPEDIKYVVASHLHLDHAGCSELFTNATIIVHDTELSNTMKQYAMTKDMGAYIWADVNAWINNGLKWKTVMPHEDELELAKGVKILNFGPGHAWGLLGLHVQLPGAGGIILASDAVYTSESYGPPVKMPGIIYDSLGYLNAVEKIRKYAERTKSQVWFGHDSEQFRKFIKSTDGFYE from the coding sequence ATGGCAAATATTATTCAACCAACTCCAAAACTTTATGTATTGGATACAGGAACAATGAAAATGAACAAAAATTATATGATAGCCATGCACAATCCAGCAAGTATTGATACTCCAAATCCACCTGCTGAGTTTGTAGAATTTCCAGTTTATGCAGTATTAATTGATCATCCAGAAGGGAAAATTCTATTTGACACTGGCTGTAACCCAGAAGGTATGGAAAAAAATGGACGATGGCCTGAAGGAGTTCAAAAGCTCTTCCCTTCCTTTCAAGATGAGTCATGCTATCTGATTAATCGTTTAGAGCAATTAAATACGCGTCCTGAAGATATTAAATATGTGGTTGCTTCCCACCTTCATCTTGATCATGCTGGTTGCTCAGAATTATTTACAAACGCTACCATTATCGTTCATGATACGGAGCTCTCTAATACAATGAAGCAGTATGCGATGACAAAAGACATGGGTGCCTATATATGGGCGGATGTGAATGCCTGGATAAATAATGGGCTAAAGTGGAAGACAGTTATGCCGCATGAAGATGAATTAGAGCTTGCAAAAGGTGTAAAAATATTAAACTTCGGACCTGGACATGCCTGGGGACTACTTGGATTACATGTTCAATTACCTGGTGCAGGCGGAATTATTTTAGCCTCCGATGCGGTATACACATCTGAAAGCTACGGTCCACCAGTTAAAATGCCAGGAATTATCTATGATTCTCTTGGATATTTAAACGCAGTAGAAAAAATTAGAAAATATGCAGAACGAACAAAGTCCCAAGTCTGGTTTGGTCATGATTCTGAGCAGTTTAGGAAGTTTATTAAATCAACGGACGGGTTTTATGAATAA
- a CDS encoding aldehyde dehydrogenase family protein: protein MINVDTLYFGSFINGHERKKDGRKDLTVCNPYNNEVIGRISCATADDVKDAVDTAHRVFQDTMKKMPAYERSEILRKTADLLESKAEAFAELLSLEAGKPIRESRGEVARAVQVLRFASEGAKSIYGEQIPICWAGMCFGTTNLRARKCI, encoded by the coding sequence TTGATTAATGTAGATACATTATATTTTGGTTCATTTATTAATGGTCATGAGAGAAAGAAAGATGGCAGAAAGGATTTAACGGTATGTAACCCCTATAACAATGAAGTCATTGGAAGAATATCATGCGCAACAGCGGATGATGTAAAAGATGCTGTCGATACCGCACATCGTGTTTTTCAGGATACGATGAAAAAAATGCCCGCATATGAACGCTCTGAAATTTTACGAAAAACGGCGGATCTATTAGAAAGTAAAGCTGAAGCATTTGCCGAATTACTTTCCTTAGAAGCTGGTAAACCAATTCGTGAAAGCAGAGGCGAAGTAGCACGGGCCGTCCAAGTTTTGCGCTTTGCATCTGAAGGAGCCAAGTCTATTTATGGAGAACAGATTCCTATATGCTGGGCAGGCATGTGTTTCGGCACAACGAATCTACGTGCAAGAAAATGTATATGA
- a CDS encoding aldehyde dehydrogenase family protein, with translation MENRFLYAGQACVSAQRIYVQENVYEQFIDKLVAKVKALKTGNPLDESTDMGPMITEEAAKRAELWIKEAAAQGATVLTGGNRHRAMLEPTVIVDVTHEMKVVCLEVFAPIVTVMRFSKEEEVIEHANDTDLGLHAGVFTSDINRALRVADAIETGGVWVNEVSVRRYDHIPYGGVKNSGIGKEGVKYAIEDMTDTKFLGIKLL, from the coding sequence ATGGAGAACAGATTCCTATATGCTGGGCAGGCATGTGTTTCGGCACAACGAATCTACGTGCAAGAAAATGTATATGAACAGTTTATAGATAAACTCGTTGCAAAAGTAAAAGCACTAAAAACAGGAAATCCACTGGATGAATCGACAGATATGGGACCCATGATTACAGAAGAAGCAGCCAAACGAGCTGAATTATGGATTAAAGAAGCTGCTGCACAAGGCGCTACAGTATTAACCGGCGGCAATCGTCATAGAGCTATGCTTGAGCCAACCGTCATAGTTGATGTGACACACGAAATGAAAGTTGTTTGTTTAGAAGTCTTTGCACCCATCGTGACTGTAATGCGATTTTCGAAAGAAGAAGAAGTCATTGAACATGCAAATGATACTGATTTAGGATTACATGCAGGTGTCTTTACTTCGGATATAAACAGAGCACTACGGGTAGCAGATGCAATTGAAACAGGCGGTGTTTGGGTCAACGAAGTTTCAGTTCGCCGCTATGACCATATTCCTTATGGCGGTGTGAAAAATAGCGGCATTGGTAAAGAAGGCGTTAAATATGCGATTGAGGATATGACAGATACAAAGTTTTTAGGGATTAAACTATTGTAA
- a CDS encoding zinc-dependent alcohol dehydrogenase family protein produces MKVRSAVLRELGVATPYAKSRPIKIETLELDSPKHEEVLVQIKAASLCHSDLSVINGSRPRPLPMALGHEASGIVVEVGDGVTDLESGDHVVCVFVPSCGHCIPCKEGRPALCEPGAASNTEGTLISGGIRLHTDAEDVNHHVGVSAFSEYSVVSRNSLIKVEKDIPFEKLALFGCAVITGVGAVVNTANIKLGSTVAIVGLGGIGLSALLGAAAAGASRVIAVDINETKLKQARELGATDTFNSKDPDIVKLIREATGGGLDYVFETAGVVPAMEVAYRITKRGGTTVTTGLPHPEHHFSFPYVSLTAEERTLKGSYVGSCVPDRDIPNFINLFKQNRLPVDKLVTDFISLDEINEGFDKLAKGDSSRIIIRF; encoded by the coding sequence ATGAAAGTACGCTCTGCTGTATTACGTGAATTAGGAGTGGCCACACCTTATGCAAAGAGCCGTCCCATTAAGATTGAAACGCTAGAGCTAGATTCCCCAAAGCATGAAGAGGTTTTAGTTCAGATTAAGGCAGCTAGTCTCTGTCACTCCGATTTATCTGTCATAAATGGAAGCAGACCTAGACCGCTGCCTATGGCATTAGGACATGAAGCTTCAGGTATTGTAGTAGAAGTCGGAGATGGTGTCACAGATTTAGAGTCAGGTGATCATGTTGTTTGTGTATTTGTTCCTAGCTGCGGGCACTGTATCCCATGTAAAGAAGGACGTCCTGCGCTATGTGAACCTGGTGCAGCATCGAATACCGAAGGAACATTAATTAGCGGAGGAATACGATTGCATACAGATGCAGAAGATGTCAATCATCATGTCGGTGTATCCGCCTTTTCAGAATATTCAGTTGTATCAAGGAATTCGTTAATAAAAGTAGAAAAAGATATCCCTTTTGAAAAGCTTGCCCTTTTCGGCTGTGCAGTTATTACTGGAGTCGGTGCAGTTGTTAATACAGCTAATATCAAATTGGGAAGTACAGTCGCAATTGTCGGGCTTGGAGGCATTGGATTAAGTGCCCTTCTTGGCGCAGCAGCTGCAGGTGCCAGCAGAGTTATTGCAGTAGACATTAATGAAACTAAATTAAAGCAAGCAAGAGAGTTAGGAGCAACAGATACATTCAACTCAAAAGATCCTGACATAGTAAAGCTTATTCGAGAAGCAACCGGCGGAGGACTTGATTATGTATTTGAAACTGCTGGTGTTGTCCCTGCAATGGAAGTTGCCTACCGAATAACAAAACGAGGTGGAACTACTGTTACAACAGGACTTCCACATCCAGAACATCATTTTTCATTCCCTTATGTCAGCTTAACAGCGGAAGAAAGAACTTTAAAAGGTTCCTACGTTGGTAGTTGTGTTCCAGATAGAGATATCCCTAACTTTATCAATCTATTTAAACAAAATCGTTTGCCAGTTGATAAATTAGTGACAGATTTTATTTCGTTGGATGAAATTAATGAAGGATTTGATAAGTTAGCAAAGGGTGATTCCTCAAGGATTATTATTAGGTTTTAG
- a CDS encoding TerC family protein, whose product MENLFLTLAVAVSSGALIALLKIILIDIILSGDNAVVIAMATRNLPKELQNKAIFWGTAGAVILRIGFAAIIVYLLQIPYVNLIGGALLLWIAYKVLVEGEEDTDIKSHNSLSKAIQTIIIADAVMSLDNVVAVAGAAHGHIGMIALGVIISIPIMIFGSKFIVKAMEKYSWIAYAGAGILSWTAGEMILKDKSLNSLVDIPHGVMSYAILAIVTVMILAAGYFKNQSNAKESETKQTA is encoded by the coding sequence ATGGAAAACTTATTTCTAACACTTGCTGTTGCTGTTTCATCGGGAGCGCTAATCGCATTACTTAAAATTATACTAATTGATATCATCCTTTCAGGGGATAATGCAGTAGTAATTGCGATGGCAACAAGAAATCTGCCCAAAGAATTACAAAATAAAGCCATTTTCTGGGGAACAGCAGGAGCTGTTATTTTGCGAATTGGATTCGCAGCAATTATTGTATACCTACTGCAAATCCCATACGTAAATCTTATCGGTGGTGCCCTTCTTCTCTGGATTGCGTACAAGGTATTGGTTGAAGGTGAAGAGGATACAGATATTAAGTCACATAATAGTCTATCCAAAGCCATTCAAACAATTATTATTGCAGATGCTGTTATGAGCTTGGATAACGTAGTCGCTGTAGCAGGGGCTGCTCATGGTCATATCGGGATGATCGCTCTTGGTGTAATTATTAGTATTCCTATCATGATTTTTGGCTCAAAATTTATTGTTAAAGCTATGGAAAAATACTCCTGGATTGCATATGCGGGTGCCGGGATTCTTTCTTGGACAGCAGGAGAGATGATTTTAAAAGATAAAAGTTTAAATAGTCTGGTTGATATTCCACATGGGGTTATGTCGTATGCAATTCTAGCTATCGTAACAGTCATGATACTTGCAGCAGGTTATTTTAAAAATCAAAGCAATGCTAAAGAAAGTGAAACAAAACAAACAGCATAA